GTGTTCAGTGGTTCTATTTCTAACGAATCTGCTTTACTTTGCAATGCTCGTGATTTACATGTCTTTCTTGAAGTCGGTAGGGATTTTTCTAATTGGATTCGGGAACGGATTTCAGAGTATGGCTTCACTGCAAACTTAGACTACATCGTATTTTCGCCAAAATTGGCGAAAACTGTAGGACGTCGTCGTAAGGAATATCATCTTACCCTGGATACAGCCAAAGAGCTGGCGATGGTTGAGCGCAACGAAAAGGGACGTCAAATCCGTCGCTATTTTATCGAGTGTGAAAAGAAACTCCATCAGCAGCCAGCCAGCCAGCCCGCGGCACTGGAAGACGAACCAATGACAATCACCCTGACTCGCGAAAGAGCTTTGCTCCCTTTGCTGGATATGGAATGCCGCCGAATATATGCGGAAGAATATCGAGCTGGCCTATCCTGCAATGAGAACCCTCAAATCTGAATACGCGCCGAGCTTCTACTCTATGGCATTTGAGTACCAACGGACTCTGGAAGCCGGAAGAAAAGTTCTCGAACGAGAAACGCGCGCGATTGTTCCGCATCCTCACTGTGTATCAGATGAAAACTGGCGGCGGGTTTTACCGAAACTGCGGAAAACCGCACTACCAGCACAGTAGAGGTGGGAAGCCTCGCCGTTTCCCGGTGTGCCGTAAAACCCCGTCCGTCAGGGGACGGATATCAACTCTGACAACGAGCCTCGCAATCGCGGGGCTTTTTTATATCTGCAATCCACCGCGCCTTGCCCGGCGCATAAATCACACAGAGCTTTCTGGAAACGAGCCTCGGAGGAACGCCGTTATTGGTGGTGACCTCTCTGTGGGCGTCGTTTCTGGGCAACGAGGCTCGTTTCTAAAAGGTGCGTCACTATGAATATGAAATCTGCTCTAACGTTTAAAAACCACACTGTAATCCCGTTTGACAACGGGGATGGAAAGATCTGGTTTACCACTGATGCGCTGGCTGACCTGCTGGGTTATGCCAGTCCGAATAAAGTTTCTAATATTTTCAAACGTCACGAGGATGAGTTTTCAGAGAGTATGTCTGTTGTGACCAAAGTGAGGAAGGATGGGATAAACAATAGCTTACGTGAAATTGATGTGCGTTTATTCTCTCCTCGTGGAGCGCATTTAATAGGAATGATGTCTCGCACAAACGTAGCCAAAGATCTCCGGATCTGGCTGCTGGATTTGGTTGAAAAAGAATCAGTGGTGAGTATTGGCACGCTTGACGCTAACCAGCTCATTAATATGACTGGTCAGCAAATCCACAATCAGATTGCCACGTTTGATCGTCTGTCGTTTGAGCACCGAGGACAGAGAGGGAGCGTGCTGATGGCGCAACGCAAGCGCGATATCAAAAAATCCGGGAGGCAACCAGGATCGCCCTACAGCTGACTCAAATTGCTATCCCCGATCTGGGTGATTTTCCCGAGGGAGAACCAGCGTGAACAGACAGGAATTTATTCACAAAAACGTCACTGCAGAGCTGGTGAGGCTGGGATACGACCAGAACACGGCGTTATCTGGTGCTGACGCAGCTATTGATTACTACCACAGAAAATCCCACCTGAGTTCAAAAGGGAAAATTTTTGAGGATTGCCTGAATGTCGCAAAACAATGGGCGGGCAAGAGAAGGTTGGGGATGCCCAACGCGCATAAATGATAATATAGCGTGAACACAGGACAACATCATGGCAAAACCGGACTGGGGAGCACTGCAAGACCAGTTCCTCGCCGAGCACGCCAAAACAGGAATATCCCCGAAAGACTGGTGTGCAGCGCAGGGACTGAATTACACATCTGCGCGGCGTTATATCAAAAAGCCAACTGCGCAGAAGAAAGTGCGCAATGCGCAGGCTGAACAAGTCCCCATAACTGCGCAGCATGAGCAAATGCCAATTGATGCGCAGAACGATACACCGGAAAGTGCGCCACCCTTCAACCTGCGCAATTACGGACTAAACGATATGCAGGTCAGGTTTGTTGAAGAATATCTAGTCGACCTCAATCGTACGGCTGCTTATCGGCGCGCTGGCTATAAAGGCGAAGGTAACACGGCATACGTTAACGCCTCTCGATTGCTAAGGAATGCTAAGGTCAGCCAGGCAATCCGCGATGCTCTGGACGAACGCTCGCGAAGAGTGAGGATAACGCAGGACGAAGTGTTGAAGTGGTGGTGGGATATTGCAACGGCAGACGCTACGCAACTGACTGAACATCATCGTGGCTGTTGCCGTTACTGCTGGGGGATCGGTTTTAACTACCAGTGGCGCGACGTTGTTGAATTTAAGGAAGCCGAGGAGAAAGTTGCTGGGATGGAAGGTGTCAAGGCACTGCAGGACACGGGCGGTTACGGCTACGACGGCACGGTGGATCCTAACCCTGATTGCCCGCGTTGCAATGGCGTCGGCATTGGTCGCACTGTATTCCACGATACGCGTGATTTAACTGGTGCGGAGCGGAGGTTATTCGCCGGGATTAAAGAGGGGAAATCAGGCCTTGAGATCATCACCCGTAATCAGGATGACGCCATGAAGATGGTGGCCCAACACCTCGGCATGCTGAAAACAAAAACCGAACTGAGTGGGCCGAATGGTGAGCCTATCCAGCATAGTCACTCTGTAAGTGTGGAGGATCTCACTGATGAGCAACTCGCCGCAATTATCGGCGGTAAGTAAACAGGCAGCAGCTAAGGAACTACTCAAGCGGCGCAGCGCCCGGGCAAGCCTCCACGACTTCATTCAGTACATTAACCCCGAATACATCACCAGCCAGTTCTCACAGACGGTTTGTGATGCTCTGGATCAGTTCCTGCTGGATATGCTGGACGGGGTGCGCCCGATACTGATCCTCGGTGCGCCGCCGCAGCATGGTAAATCGGATATTGTTTCGCGTTATCTGCCAGCGTATTTCTTTGGCAAATATCCCGAAATGCGTGTGGGTGCGCTGTCGTACTCTGCTGATCTGGCGGGGGACATGAATGCCGACGTTCAGCGCATTATGTCCACGCCGGAATACCGCAACATATTCCCGGGCGCATGGCTGGGTAACAAACCCGACGATGGTGTCGCCGTAAAGCGCAACACTGACGAATTCGGCATTGCCAACCATAAAGGGACATATGTCTGTGCTGGCGTAGGCGGACCGTTAACGGGTAAGAAAATCGATCTTGGTATCATCGATGACCCGATAAAAAACGCTAAGGAAGCGCTGAGCCCGACAACAAAAAAATCTGTCTGGAACTGGTACGTTTCCACGTTTAAAACCCGCCTGTCGAAAAACAGTGGTGAAATTATCATGGCGACCCGCTGGGCGACGGATGACTTATCCGGTCGTGTAGTAGAAATCACGCCACGCGCTAAGGTTCTGGCGTTCCCTGCGATCAATGAGCAGGGCGAAGCGCTGGTGCCTGAACTGCACCCGCTGGATAAATTGCTGGAAACAAAAGCCATTCTCGGGGATTATTTCTGGTCTGCGATGTATCAGCAGAAACCAAAACCCGGAGACGGGCAGATATTCCATGAAGAATTTGCCCGGTACTACCTGCCGAAAGATCTGCCTGATGCCTTTGATGAAGTGATTCACAGCTGGGATATGACGTTTAAGGACAGCAACGGTACGGATTATGTTGTGGGTCAGGTATGGGGTAAGAAAGGCGCTAATGCTTATCTGCTATATCAGACCCGCAAGCGCATGAGCTTTACCGAAACCCTCAAAGCCGTGAAGTTACTGGTTGAGAAATACCCGCAGGCGCGGCGCAAGTTGGTGGAGAATAAAGCCAACGGTCCGGCAGTTATTGACTCACTGAAATCGATCATATCAGGATTAATTCCGGTAGAGCCGGATGGCAGTAAAATCGCACGGGCCCACGCATGTACCGCAGAATGGGAGGCGGGCAATGTCTGGCTGCCACACCCTGATATTGCACCGTGGATCACCGAAACGGTGGAAGAAATCACGACATTCCCGTTTGCCGGGCACGATGACACCGTTGACGCCATGACGCAGGCGCTACGTTATTTGTACCAGAGAAAAACCCTCAGTCCACTGGATATCCTGTAATGGCGAAAAAGAACTTTGTTGGCCGTCTGAATGATGGTCTGGTTAGTTTAATGACCTCGCTCGGCGAGAAGATCGGCGCGGTGCGGTACAGCAGCAGTAAACCCGATGTGTCGGATAAAGAACTGCTCGCGATGAATAAGAAATCGTGGGTGGTGAAGAAGTACATCAACAAAACGGCCGATGACATGCTGAAGCTGCCCCGGAAATTTTCGGGTGATGTTGATAGCGCTCTGATCCAGCGAATTACCGATGCAGAAAAAGAATTGAAGCTGAACGAGGTATTCCATAGTGCTCTGGCTGGGCGTCCTTGCTGGGTGACTCGCTAATTGTGGCTATCACAGATTGTGCTGACGACCAGATCGCCTCGCCCCTTAATCTGCAGAACGAAGATATCGTTAAGTTCCTGGTGTTCCGGAAAGGTGAGTACACGCCAGACAGGACCGTCATCACTGATATCCGCTCTGACTGTTTTGGTGAACCGCTGACGTATCAACTTGATGTCGGGACAAAGCAACTCAGGTTTCACCACTCCCGCTGCTGCCGGACGAAGCTGGGCAATCACAGCATTAAGGATCGCGCGCAGTTTGGCACGTCAGACCTTCAGGCGCCTTACGAGCATGTTAAAACGTTCGACACTGCAATCCTGAGCACCGGCGACACCATTCAGGAAGCGAATGTCGATGTGCTGTTTATTCCCGGCATGAATAACCAGATCGCAGCGGGTCAGGAAGGACAGGTGCGCGAGTACGCCAGGGTGATGAAGGAAACCAAATCCTCTACCGGGCTGCTGTTGATTGATGCGGGAGACGCACAGACGCAAGGGCGATATGAGCAGAAGAACGCGCAATTCACCGGCCTCTCTGACGTGATTAGCAAAATGGCGATAGTGCTGTCTGGTGCCCTGGACCGACCGATAACGGTGCTATTCGGTGAATCGGCCAGCGGGTTCAGTAGCGGCGAGGAAGACAATAAATCCTATTACGAAACCATTAACGGCCTGCAGGAATCGCGTCTGCGCCCCATGCAGGATTTCGCCGATCAGTTCATTCTGGACAAACTCGCCATCACGGAAAGTCTGACCTATGAATACCCGACAATCGACAGCATTAACGAAGCTGATGAGGCAA
The sequence above is drawn from the Enterobacteriaceae bacterium ESL0689 genome and encodes:
- the terL gene encoding phage terminase large subunit; translation: MSNSPQLSAVSKQAAAKELLKRRSARASLHDFIQYINPEYITSQFSQTVCDALDQFLLDMLDGVRPILILGAPPQHGKSDIVSRYLPAYFFGKYPEMRVGALSYSADLAGDMNADVQRIMSTPEYRNIFPGAWLGNKPDDGVAVKRNTDEFGIANHKGTYVCAGVGGPLTGKKIDLGIIDDPIKNAKEALSPTTKKSVWNWYVSTFKTRLSKNSGEIIMATRWATDDLSGRVVEITPRAKVLAFPAINEQGEALVPELHPLDKLLETKAILGDYFWSAMYQQKPKPGDGQIFHEEFARYYLPKDLPDAFDEVIHSWDMTFKDSNGTDYVVGQVWGKKGANAYLLYQTRKRMSFTETLKAVKLLVEKYPQARRKLVENKANGPAVIDSLKSIISGLIPVEPDGSKIARAHACTAEWEAGNVWLPHPDIAPWITETVEEITTFPFAGHDDTVDAMTQALRYLYQRKTLSPLDIL
- a CDS encoding terminase small subunit, with protein sequence MAKPDWGALQDQFLAEHAKTGISPKDWCAAQGLNYTSARRYIKKPTAQKKVRNAQAEQVPITAQHEQMPIDAQNDTPESAPPFNLRNYGLNDMQVRFVEEYLVDLNRTAAYRRAGYKGEGNTAYVNASRLLRNAKVSQAIRDALDERSRRVRITQDEVLKWWWDIATADATQLTEHHRGCCRYCWGIGFNYQWRDVVEFKEAEEKVAGMEGVKALQDTGGYGYDGTVDPNPDCPRCNGVGIGRTVFHDTRDLTGAERRLFAGIKEGKSGLEIITRNQDDAMKMVAQHLGMLKTKTELSGPNGEPIQHSHSVSVEDLTDEQLAAIIGGK
- a CDS encoding P22AR C-terminal domain-containing protein; the protein is MRKNIELAYPAMRTLKSEYAPSFYSMAFEYQRTLEAGRKVLERETRAIVPHPHCVSDENWRRVLPKLRKTALPAQ